GCGGTGCCAGGCCTCGGCCAGCGACTGGGCGTTGCGCTCGGCCATCAACTGTCCAGCGGCGTCACAGGTCACCACCTCGGGCGTGCCCCAGATGTTGGTGGCCACCACGGGTGTGCCGCACGCCATGGACTCCAGCAGCACATTGGCCCACCCTTCTCGGCTGGAGCACAGCGCCAGCGCATCGGCCGCGCTGTACCACCAGGCCAGATCGGCCTGGGCCACCAGGCCCACAAAGGTCACCCGCGCGGCCACGCCCAGGCTGTCGGCCAGCGCCTGCAGGGCGGCCCGCTCTGGCCCCGCCCCGGCGATCAGCAGGTGCACCTCAGGCAGCAGGCGCAGGGCCTCGATGGCCAGGTGGTGCCCCTTGCGCTCGATCAGGTGGCCCACCGACAACAGGTAGGCGCCATCGGGTTTGAGCCCCAGGCGTTGGCGTGCCGCCTGGCGGTCGTGCGGCACGAATCGCTCCAGGTCCACCCCATTGCGCAAGGTGTGCAGTTTGCGGCGATCGGCCCCCATCTCACCCAGGGTGTCCATCAAGGCCTGGCACACCCCGATCGATGCCGATGCGGCCTCGGCCGTCTGCAAGATCAGCCGGCGTGGCCAGGCGTGTTCCGGGATCAGGTTCAGGTCGGTGCCACGGGCCGTCACGACGAAGGGCTTGCCCAGCCAGCGGGCCAGCAACATGGCGGCCACGCCATCAGGGTAGTAGTAGTGCGCGTCGATCAGGTCAAAGTCAAACCCCTGGCGTTGCAGGCGACGGATGGTCGGCAAGGCGCCCAGGGCCAGGGTCCATGGGGCGATGTTCATGCCCACCTTGGGCGGCAACACATAACGGGGGTGCCACACCTCGATGCCATGCCGCCGGGCCTGCCGAGGCGTGGCCGCAAACTGTGCGTACTCGCCAAACCGCGGATGGGTGGACGGA
This genomic window from Aquabacterium sp. A3 contains:
- a CDS encoding glycosyltransferase family 4 protein; its protein translation is MRVLLFSTLYPSEVRPAHGVFVETRLRELLKTGEVDVRVVAPVPWFPSTHPRFGEYAQFAATPRQARRHGIEVWHPRYVLPPKVGMNIAPWTLALGALPTIRRLQRQGFDFDLIDAHYYYPDGVAAMLLARWLGKPFVVTARGTDLNLIPEHAWPRRLILQTAEAASASIGVCQALMDTLGEMGADRRKLHTLRNGVDLERFVPHDRQAARQRLGLKPDGAYLLSVGHLIERKGHHLAIEALRLLPEVHLLIAGAGPERAALQALADSLGVAARVTFVGLVAQADLAWWYSAADALALCSSREGWANVLLESMACGTPVVATNIWGTPEVVTCDAAGQLMAERNAQSLAEAWHRLRGNPPERSATRAYAEGFSWNSTTQGQLALFRRVLAQGAS